Within the Enterococcus hirae ATCC 9790 genome, the region CATCAGCATGGATATCCATAAAGGTGAAGTTGTAACCATCATTGGTTCTTCTGGCTCTGGTAAATCAACTTTCTTACGCTGCATCAACCTTTTAGAAAAACCTACTGGTGGCGAAATTATGTATAATGGTGAAAATATTCTTGCGCCAAAATATAACTTGCCTAAATATCGAACAAATGTCGGAATGGTATTCCAATCGTTCAATCTTTTCAATAACATGAATGTCTTAGAAAACTGTATGTCTGGTCAGACGACTGTCTTAAAAAGAAACAAAGACGAAGCTCGTAAAGTCGCTCTTGAAAATCTAGAAAAAGTTGGAATGGAACGTTATATTGAAGCCAAACCTTCTCAATTATCAGGTGGTCAAAAACAACGTGTGGCAATCGCTAGAGCCCTCTCAATGGATCCAGATGTAATGTTATTTGATGAACCAACATCAGCACTTGATCCTGAGATGGTCGGAGAAGTATTGAATACCATTCAAGACCTAGCTCACACTGGTTTAACGATGATTATCGTGACACATGAAATGGAATTTGCAAAAGATGTTTCTGATCGTGTCATCTTCATGGATAAAGGTGTTGTTGCTGAAGAAGGAACCTCTGATGATATTTTTGTTCATCCAAAAGAAGAACGTACCAAAGAGTTTTTATCACGTATCTTAAAAAAATAGAAGAAAGCCTTTATCCGAAACGACAGGTTCGTTTTGATAAAGGCTTTTCCTTTTTTGGGAAATGATTCACTATTTTCTCATGTTTATCTGCAATTTATTTGAACATCATTCATTAATTCATCAGTCGATCAATCCTCTCTTCTTAGATTGATTGGTCTGATTGCATTTGTTTGAAAATGAATTTTTGAATATTTTCTGAATTAAGTTGTAATTTTTAGAAAATTCTATTAATATAGAAATTATCAAATTTTTTAGTTAGGATGATTAAACAATGGTTGAAGAGCAACAAGAACTACAGCGTGGACTTAAGAATAGACACGTTCAATTGATTTCGATCGGTGGTGCGATCGGAACAGGTCTTTTCTTAGGAGCAGGAAAAACGATTCAATTAGCTGGTCCCTCTATTTTACTGGCTTATCTTATTACCGGGTGCGTTTGCTTCTTTATTATGCGTGCCTTAGGTGAACTTTTATTATCTAATACAAATAATCATTCATTTCTTGATTTTGTTGCAGAATATCTTGGAAAAAAAGTTGCTTTCGTAACAGGTTGGACTTATTGGTTTTGTTGGGTTGCGATCGCCATGGCGGATTTGACAGCGATCGGGATGTATGTCCGTTACTGGGTTCCAGGAGTCCCACAATGGCTTCCTGAATTGATCGCTCTGATTTTACTGCTTGGTTTAAACATGGTGGCTGTTTCATTATTTGGTGAATTAGAATTTTGGTTTGCTTTGATCAAAGTCGTTTCCATTATTGCATTTATTATCGTTGGTATTTACATGATTCTTACCCATTACAAAACAAGTGCTGGACCTGCTAGTATCACCAATCTCTGGTCACATGGCGGCTTTTTCCCAACTGGTACGAAAGGATTCATTCTTTCCTTTCAGATGGTCACATTTGCCTTTACAGGAATCGAATTAGTCGGTTTGGTTGCTGGTGAGACCAAAAACCCTGAGAAAGTCTTACCCGAAGCTATCAATAATATTCCTATTCGAATCATTCTTTTTTACCTTGGTTCTTTGTTCGTTATCATGTCTATCTATCCTTGGAATAGCTTAGATGCGAACAACAGCCCATTTGTCGAAGTGTTTTCAGAAATTGGGATCACCGTAGCCGCTTCTTTGATTAATTTAGTCGTATTGAGTGCTGCGGCTTCTGCTTGTAACAGCGCGATCTACAGTACAGGACGTATGTTACGCTCTCTTTCACAAGAAGGTAGCGCGCCTAAAAAATTCCGTCAGTTGACTTCTCACCGTGTACCAGGAAATGCGTTAGTTTTTTCAACTATTGTGATTTTTATTTCCGTTATCCTAAATTATGTGATGCCTAGTGAAGTATTTACACTCGTCAGCAGTATTGCGACTACTTGCTTTTTATTTATCTGGGGAATACTCGTTTACACTCACTTAAAATATCGTAAAAGTATGTTAGGTAAAAAAGAGCATACGTTCAAAATGCCTTTTTATCCTTATAGTAATTTTCTTGTTTTTGCCTACATGATTTTCATTTGTCTAGTTTTATTTCTTGGCAAAGACACACGTATTGCCTTACTCTTAACTCCTGTTTGGTTTATTGGGTTATTGATCATTTATCGAATGAAATACGAGAAACAATCACTTTGAAATACAGACAACAATCCATACTAAAAAAAAATAGATTGATAAAAGTATGTTAGGACTCTCTTTTTTATAAGCCGCAAAAAATCTTTAGAATATGAGATTGAGACAAAAGTGTTTCGCATCAAGAATAAGAAGGAATTTCCGAAGATGCCACTTTTGTCTCACCATTTATTCGGTTTTAGAGCTTCTAGAAGCGACTGAGGCAAGTTTTGGCTCAGCCTCCAGATTTTTTGGTCAATTACTTATAGAACATCTCCCCTTCAATTACTCTCTCACAGAACCACTCAGGATATAATGATTATTTCAACTCAAGATCAATACTTTATACTCATTATTTGATTAGAAAAACATTGCTAAACTACGTTATTTTTGTTACTTTAAAAAAGTATAAATAAGTAAAGGAGAAATCTATGACAAAAAAATTGACGTTCAAAGAAAGTATGTTTATCGGTTCAATGTTATTCGGTTTATTTTTTGGTGCTGGTAATTTGATTTTTCCCGTTCACATGGGACAAGAATCTGGCTCTGCCGTTTTCTGGGCCAATCTTGGCTTCTTAGTAACTGGGATCGGACTACCTTTTTTAGGTGTAATTGCCATCGGTGTTTCAAAAACATCAGGGGTTTATGAATTAGCAGAACGGATCGGCAAAAAATATGCTTTGGTTTTTACTGTTTTGCTTTACCTCGTCATCGGACCGTTTTTCGCCTTACCAAGATTAGCAACTACCTCTTTTGAAATTGGTTTAGCTCCATTTATCCAAGCCAAGCAACAACATGTATTTTTAGTTATTTTTAGTATTTTATTTTTCTTCACTGCTTGGTGGTTATCCAGACGGCCTACTAAAATCCTTGATTATGTAGGAAAATTCCTTAATCCTGCCTTTTTGATTTTACTAGGAATCTTGTTGGTACTTGCTTTTATTCATCCATTGGGTGCAATCGATCAAGCTACTGTCCAACCTAGTTATCAAGAACATGCTTTCTTTACTGGTTTTACTCAAGGATACAATACATTAGATGCACTTGCTGCCTTAGCATTTGGTATCCTTATTGTTACTACGATTCGCAATATGGGTGTAACAAAGCCTTCTGAGATTGCTAAGGATACGATCAAATCTGGTGCAATCAGTATCGTTTTGATGGGAATCATCTACACATTACTTGCTTATGTGGGAACAATGAGTCTCGGTGGATTTGCTTTAAGTTCAAATGGCGGGATCGCCTTAGCGCAAATCGCAGATCATTATTTAGGAACTTATGGCAGCATCTTGCTCGCTCTTATTGTGATCCTTGCTTGCTTAAAAACAGGGATTGGACTAATCACTGCTTTCGCAGAAACCTTTACCGATCTGTTTCCTAAAAGAAATTACATTGTATTTGTGACACTAGCTAGTGCACTTGCTTGTTTGGTCGCTACTGTGGGATTGACAAATATCATCCAAATTTCATTACCTGTCTTGATGTTTATTTATCCTTTAGCAATGACCTTGATCTTACTCGTTCTTGTGGGTCCATTGTTTAAACAACGTCCTGCTGTTTACCGCATGACCACTTATTTTACACTAATTGCTTCAATTTTAGACGGTTTAAATGCTTGCCCAGACGGAATCAAGCAAACCAGCTTTGTCAAAACGTTGTTAGACTTCGCAACGAATTATCTGCCATTCTTTAAATTAGGAATGGGTTGGATCGTCCCAGCATTGATTGGTTTAGTAATTGGCTTGATTTGGAGTATGGTTAAAAAAGAAACACCTGTTGTAGAGTAACGGCATCTAGAACGATCATTCTTCTAAAATAAGGAACGGTGTGCTATCATCACTTCTGTGAAATGAACAGAGCATATTTGAAGTAACTTTCCATTATTAGATTGCATCTAACAGTGGAAAAGTGCTTCAAATATGCTCTATTTATATATACAAGAAGGAACCTGTGTATTTTACTTCTATTTTCGGCTCTGAATTTTTTACTAAGTCATTAGAATCAACAGATAACTGACAAAATTACTTTTTGAATGAATCCATTGGATGTATTTAATTATTTAGTCAAATGGCTAGCAGAAATATATTTTCCTAAAAAAATTACCAACTTCCAAAAACTTTCGTCACAAAAAATTCACAACTCCTGAGTAATATATAAGCATACCAACAAACAACCCTAACAACACTTTTTCATTTTTAACTCCTTATCCTGCTAGCTCCCCGGCTAGCAGGACTTTTTTATTGAACTAGAAATGGCTGAGACAAACCTGAAAAATAGTTTTGTCTCAACCATTTTGTGTTTTAGTTTATCTATAACCAACTAGCCAGCTTTTGTCATTCCTGGTAGTCTTACCAATTTTTCAAAGTATCATTCTTGGTTTTCGTTTTATTGTATCAAAAAAACTGCCAATTCATCCAAGTAGGATTATGAAAACCTGTAAAGTAATAGAGGCAGAAATAAATTACCCAAACACTGCCAACTAAGACATCGATTCGTTTTCCAACTTTAGATTTTACTGATTCTCCCAAGCCAACAAACACCATCATCAGACCAATCAAAAATAAATTTAATGCGTTTGTATAATAGTTATCCAAATCTGGAAATAGGACGAACACTATATTTAAAGAAACAACGATTGCAGCTGCAGAAAGGAATAAAGAATCAAATATATTCCATCCGGCTATCTTCCAATTTTTGGTCATATAATTAATCAAACGATTCTTTGGCATCCATAACACCTCTCTATTGATTGATAAAATCCATCTATCCTCATGACTTAATTATGTACTGCTCTAATATTGATTTTAAGTTTTCTCTTCGCCAACATCATATGACAAAAAGCAAAAAGCGACGGAAAATGAAGAATCTATTCCATCGCTGTTTTTGCTTCTATTTAGATAACCGCTCTTGATCTCCTGCTGGAGAAAGACTGGTGATTTTTTCGATTTGATCAATTGGAACCATTCGTATTTGTTGTTCCTTGTTTTGTAGGCGAATCATGACTACTTCTTTTTCAACATTTTTTGTAGCTACCCAGCCTGAAATCGTTTCGTACTTATTACTTTTTCGATTGGCTCTTACTTGTAAAATCACTAAACTATGTTGAGTAGCTGCTTTTTGCAGCTCTAAAACAAACTTTCCTTGCAAACGTACATTCTCTGCTATTTTTTCAGTGTCATTTACAAAAGAATCAAAAAGCTGATACGACGTATGCGTGACTAACTTGGTCAATTTCTTCATTGGTGATACTGTTTCTTCGTTCATTGAATGCACTCCTCCTTTAGCTAAGAAAGTGTTACTTAATTAACTATATTCTACCTAAGATTTAACGAAATAACAAGAATATTATCTATACTGAGCAACAAAAAGAAAGCGTTACCTATATAAATATATCGTTATTTTATTTATCTTTTTTCCATTCTTGCATCCAATACTTGAGCCCTTCAGTCAATAATTGGTAAGTTTCGTCAAAGTTATCGGTATAGTATGGATCAGGAACATTTTGTGTTTCTTTTCCAGGAACCCGACTTAAAAATAAATGGATCTTATGTTGTGCGTCGGTCGGTGCCATCCGTTGTAAATCCTCTACGTTAGATTGATCCATGCCAATGATCCAATCAAATCGTTGAAAATCTTCTTCTGTGATTTGGCGTGCAATCATTTGACTCGTATCCACGTTCTCATTTTCTAAAATTTTCTTTGTTCCTTTATGAGGTGAACGCCCCACTTCATAAGTGCTTGTCGCTGCAGAATCAATCAAAAATCGATCAGATTGTCCGTCTTCAGCTACCATTTTCTTCAACAAACCTTCTGCCATTGGTGAACGGCAAATATTTCCTAGACATACAAATAAAACTTTCGTCATGTTTGCTCTCCTTCTAATCATTTGTTTCCAGCTCTTCTTTTGCATACAACCGATAGGAATATAATTCTGTATCTTTGGCTAAGCGGAACAATTGGACGGCGATTTCTAGAGGCGTCTCTTCGTAATCATGTGTAATCCAATTGATTAGAACCCCACTACATCCATAAGAAAAAAAWCGAGCATAAAACAATTTGTCCGCTTTTGATAACTGCTTTTCTTCATCCATTTGATCAAAAATCTTAATAAATGATTGCTGGATAACAGCAGTAAACTCTTTTTGTAGTATTTCTTGGTCAGAGGTAACAGTGTTCGCATAAAATTCTTTTTGTGTAGCAATTGCCTTCAACATTTTTAATGCTTGCTCTTCCCAGTTGTCTAAAGAAAGAGAATGAGGATCTAAATAGCATAAACAATCTTCGTAATACACCCATCGCAACAAATCGTATTTATCTGTAAAATGGTAGTAAAATGTTTGGCGATTGATGCCTGCCTCATGGGCGATTTTCTGTACACTGATCTTTTGAAAAGACTGCTTTTGACATAAATCAATCAATACGTTTTTAATCAATTGCTTAGTATGCGGTGTATCGCCCATCTCATCATCTCCTATCTTCTTTACAAAGACTTCTAGTTCTACGATTTTCTTGAAAAAGTATTTATATGGACAGTCGATTCAAGTATCCTTTTTTATACTTGATAATCATATCCAAAATGTTCATAGGCATATGGTGTGGCGATCCTTCCACGAGGTGTCCGTTTCAAGAAACCTTTTTGGATCAAAAAAGGTTCATACATATCTTCAACAGTTTCTCTTTCTTCACCAATATTGACAGATAACGTACTCAATCCAACCGGTCCGCCACCATATAATTCAATCATCGTACGTAATAGTTTCTGATCGACATAATCCAAACCTGCCTGATCGACTTGTAACAACGTTAATGCTTGATTGGCAATGGTTTGATTGATCTTGCCATCTCCCTGTACTTGTGCAAAATCACGTACCCTTTTTAATAAGCGGTTAGCGATCCGTGGTGTTCCTCTTGAACGTCTAGCAATTTCCAGTGCACCTTCTTCAATGATCTCTGTTTGAAAAATATCAGCAGAACGAATCACGATTTCTCTTAAATCAGCTTCTTCATAATATTCCATATGAGAAATGATCCCAAATCGATCACGAAGTGGCGCTGAAAGCATACCTGCACGAGTTGTTGCGCCAATTAATGTAAAAGGTGGTAAAGGAAAATGAACAGGATGAGCAGTTGGTCCTTGTCCAACCATTATATCAACGTAAAAATCTTCCATGGCAGAATAAAGCATCTCTTCTGCTACACGAGGTAATCGATGAATTTCGTCAATAAATAAAACATCGCCAGCTTCTAACTCATTTAAAATAGCAACCAGATCTCCTGGTCGCTCGATTGCGGGACCACTAGTTGTTCGTATATTGACTGCCATTTCATTCGCAATCACCATTGCCATTGTCGTTTTCCCTAATCCCGGCGGACCATATAACAAAACGTGATCCAACGGCTCTTCCCTGTGACGGGCAGCTTCAATATATATTTTGAGTTCCTGTTTCACTTTCTTTTGACCAATATATTGGGAAAGTAACCGTGGGCGGAGGGTCTTCTCTAAACTTAATTCATTCTCGCCCGTTTCAGGGGATAATAACTGTTCATCGGTCATCATTTTCCCTCCTTATTTTTTCATCATTAATTTTAAAGCTTGGCGTAAGTATTCATCTGTTGTGAGATTTTCTACTTCTTTTAGTTGTTTCTCGACCCGCTTGACCTCTTTATCACTATATCCAAGTGCTGATAAAGCTTCCATTGCTTCTGATAATGCCGTCGCATCTTGTGCTGTACTTTCATCAAATAAATTGAAGGGCGTATCGATACTTAATTCGCCAAATTTTCCTTTTAAATCTAAAATCATTTGTTGAGCTGTTTTTTTACCCACACCAGGGAATTTGGTCAGATAAGTCACATCCCCTGTTTCAACCGCTTGAATCAATCCTGAATGATCATCACTAGCCATAATCGCTAAGGCACTTTTTGGTCCAATTCCTGAAACACTAACTAACCTTAAAAATAATTGCTTTTCTTCTAAAGAATCAAATCCGTACAGAAGATGTGCATCTTCTCGAATGACCTGATGGACGTAAAGTTTGATTTCTTTGTTTAGCTTACTACTATAACGATAGGGATTGCCTAATGCAATTTGATAACCGATCCCATTTGTTTCGATTACTAAATAATAAGGATTGATAAAGGTTACTACACCTGTAAAATATTCATACATCTGTTATCCTCTTTCTTTCACACACATATGTTCGCATATTTTCTTCCATTGTAGCATACTTTTTCTTTTGAAAAAAGAGAACAGAAGATCGAGCTACGCTTCTCCTTTTTAACGTAAGTTTATCAAGGTTTTTAGGATAAACATTTTTTGCAAGAGATTTTAATTTGAACGATCAGAGTTTCAGCACTTTCCTCAAAACAAAGGATCAATATTCAGGAAACAACGCTTCAATAAAGATAAATAAGAAAAAACCTTGAAACAATCAAAAATTGTCTCAAGATTTTTTACCCAAAAATAAAGCTCTTCCTTATTCAACTTGTGATAGATATTCTCCATATCCTTGTTCTTCCATTTCTTCATATGGAATAAACTTTAAAGCCGCAGAATTGATGCAATAACGTAGTCCGCCTTTTTCAGCAGGACCATCATTGAATACATGCCCTAAATGAGAATCTGCTTGACTGCTTCGCACTTCCACTCGGTGCATACCATGAGAAAAGTCGGCCTTTTCTTTAATATCTTTTCTAGTGATTGGTTTACTGAACGCCGGCCAGCCACATCCCGCATCGTATTTTTCGGCTGAGCTAAACAATGGCTCCCCACTGACAATATCGACATAGATCCCTTTTTCATAGAAATCATCATATTTCCCACTAAATGGTCTTTCTGTTGCGTTTTCTTGCGTCACAGCATATGAAATTGGAGATAATTCCTCTTTTAAATCACGCTCATTTTTCTTGAAATCGTCCACTAAAAACGCCTCCTTTTTCTTTTAATCATAACGACAAAAGTATCAGAAGCAAACATTCTGCTCATAGTAATAATTGCTTAGACTTTACGACGTCTAGCAAACTCGACGAAACGAAATTTATCTAAACGGTGAATTGATTCTGTATACTCGAAACACCTTGTATCTTCGAGGTGAACCAGTCCTCTTACTACCACGACATAGCGATCTCCATGTAGATCCATCATCTCTTCGATTTCAGGAGTTACTTCTTCAACGGTAATTTCTTTCTGGGCGTAAGCAATCGTTAGTTGCAATTCATTTTCAAAGTATTCGTAGATCGAGCCAGCAGCTTGTGTTGCTGTTAAAGTTGGTACCACATTTTTTAATAAATAATCACGATCTAATATGACCACTTCTCCATTGATTTTCCTTTGACGAATCAAATGCCAAACCGGCGTTTTTTTCTTCCAGCCTGTTATTTCACTCAATGATTGGTCCACTTCTGTTTCTTCGATTAATTGAACGATGGTTTCACTTGGGATTCGTTGTGTTTCCTGTAATTCTTTGTAGCTTGTTAATCCTGCAATTGGAAAATCAAATCGATTGCGGTCTAAAACAATCGAACCCTTTCCTTGTTTCTTTTGGATATAACCTTCAGTCGTTAACAAGTTAAGCGCTTTTCGAATTGTTTCTCGTGAAACACCATAAATTTGAATCAGCTGATTTTCACTAGGGAGCAAAGTATGCGGAGGATATTGTTGATCCAAAATTTTTTGCTCTAAATCTAAAAAAATTCCATTAAATTTATTCATTACATTTCCTCCACTTAATATTCAATTTCTTTTATTCGCATATAAACTATACTACAGCTTTTTTGTTATTTCAATCGCCCCCTCTTTTCACATATCCCTACACTAAGCCAAGTGTAACGATTACATTTTTTCATTTTTCGCTTGTAAAACGCTTGCAATAGTAGGAAGAAACAAGTATAGTATGGATAAGATAACTTGTGTATACAAGTTTAAAAAGAAAGGGGTTTATTCCTATGGCAAAGTACCAAGCAGATGCTGAGAAACTGTTAAAGGAAATTGGTGGAAAGGAAAATATTGCTGCAGTTAGTCATTGTGCCACTCGGATGCGCTTTGTCTTAAATGATCCAAAAAAAGCCAATGAAGAAGCAATCGAAGATATTCCTAGTGTGAAAGGGATGTTTACCAATGCTGGGCAATTCCAAGTCATTATTGGTAACGATGTTTCAACCTTTTACAACGACTTCGTTGCTGTATCAGGTGTTGAAGGCGTATCCAAGGAGCAAAGTAAAGTTGCTGCTAAACAAAATCTCCACCCTGTCCAACGAGCAATCGCTGTTTTGGCAGAAATTTTTACACCATTGATTCCAGCCATTATCGTAGGGGGACTGATTTTAGGTTTCCGGAACGTATTAGAAGGAATCCAATTTGAAAGTCTTGGTGGAACAATTGTTGAACACTCTCAATTTTGGAACGGCGTAAACGGCTTTTTATGGCTACCTGGCGAAGCAATTTTCCATTTCTTACCAGTTGGTATCACTTGGAGTATCGCGAAAAAAATGGGCACTACACAAATATTAGGAATTGTTTTAGGGATTACGTTAGTTTCACCGCAATTATTAAATGCCTATAGTGTCGCATCAACAGCTGCGGCTGATATTCCATTTTGGGATTTTGGTTTTGCTCAAGTTGATATGATTGGTTATCAGGCACAAGTCATTCCAGCGATGCTTGCTGGATTTATGTTAGCTTATCTTGAAATTTTCTTCCGTAAATATATTCCACAGTCGATTTCTATGATATTTGTTCCATTGTTCTCTCTACTCCCAACAGTCTTAGCTGCCCATGTCATCTTAGGGCCTGTGGGTTGGACAATCGGTAGTTGGATCTCAAATATTGTTAATACTGGCTTGACTTCTTCAATCAGTTGGTTATTTAGTGCCGTCTTTGGTTTCTTATATGCACCTTTAGTAATCACCGGCTTACACCATATGACGAATGCAATTGATATGCAATTGATTGCCGATTTCGGCTCTACGAATCTTTGGCCAATGATTGCTTTATCAAATATCGCACAAGGTTCGGCAGTTCTTGCGATCATCTTCTTACATCGCGGAAATAAAAAAGAAGAACAAATCTCGATTCCAGCAATGATTTCTTGTTATCTAGGGGTAACTGAACCTGCAATGTTTGGGATTAATCTAAAATATGTTTACCCATTTGTTGCCGCAATGGTTGGTTCAGGTTTAGCTGGAATGTTTGCCAACTTGATGAATGTACGTGCTAATGCAATTGGTGTTGGTGGACTACCTGGTATTCTAGCCATCCAAGCAGAAACTTGGGTTCCGTTCATCATTTCTATGATCATTGCAGTTATTGTTCCATTTGGTTTAACCGTAATCTTCAGACGTCAAGGGATCTTAAATAAAATCGATCCTGCTGTACCCGTAGAAGACACAACTGGCTTACAACTACAAACAGCTGATGGAAACAACGTTTCACCACAAAAATTTGAAGCTGCCAATGCAACAGCAGTTTCTACTCCGACAGAAGAGTTATTCGCTGTAGCAGATGGACAAATCAAGGAAATCACCGAAGTAGCAGATCCTGTTTTTGCTCAAAAAATGATGGGTGAAGGTTATGCTGTACTACCTTCCAACGAAAAAGTTTATGCTCCAGTCGCTGGTAAAGTAACAAATATTTTTGATACACAACATGCGATTGGTCTTTTAACTAATGAAGGTCTGGAAGTTCTCGTTCATATGGGTCTAGATACTGTCGAATTGAATGGGCTGCCTTTTACGATCCATGTAAAAGAAGGCGATTCAGTTACGCCAAAAACACAACTAGCCGACATGGACCTCACAGCAATTGAGCAGGCTGGGAAGAAAACGGACATCTTAGTTGTATTAACAAATAATGAAAAAGTTGCTGCCTTAACATTAGATCAAACAGGTCTCGTTCGTCATAGCGAAAAAATTGGAAAAGCGCAACTAAAATAAAAAATACTACTATATGAAAAATAACCTGAAAAAATTCTTTTAGTGAATTTTTTCAGGTTATTTTTCACTCTTTAAGCGTTGGTACTTTCATCAACACTTTAGTCAGTTTGATCGTCACTATGCTTAAAAACGACAAAAAGAAATAGCCGTCACTTTAACCGAAGTCTGGCTATTTCTCTTTGAAATATCTGATTAAACGGTCACCGTCTTTCGCGGTGCTGTCCAGGGGAGTTGTTAGCGCAACCCCTCTTTCATTTTCATTATACCAATTACTTCAGGTATTTACAACTTTCGCAAAGATAGAATTCCTCTTAAAAACCTTAACTAAAAATAACACTTTTATGTTTTAAAAAACACGTTTCTCGTGGCGATAATATGCTACAATAAATTCGACAGTAAAGTGGATCGACGGTGGCAACTTCTCACAAAGGTGGTGGTGCTTATGGGAATAAGTACTAAAATCTATGAAAGGAGTTCACTTTTTGTCCGCATATGAGATCGTTCAAACCATACTTGGCTTTGGTACGTTCACCATCGCTTTAGTCAGTTTGATCGTCACTATGCTTAAAAACGACAAAAAGAAATAGCCGTCACTTTAGCGAGTATAGCTATTTCTTTTTGAACTATTAAACTAATTCGCCACCGTCTTTCGCGGTGCTGTCTAGAGGAGTTGTTGACGCAACTCCTCTTTCGTTTTCATTATACCAATTACTTCAGGTATTTACAACTTTCGCAAAGATAGAATCCCTCTTAAAAAACCCTAAATAAAAATAACATTTTTATGTTTTAAAAAACACATTTCTCGTGGCGATAATATGCTACAATAAACTCGACAGTAAAGTGGATCGACGGTGGCAACTTCTCACAAAGGTGGTGGTGCTTATGGGAATAAG harbors:
- the treR gene encoding trehalose operon repressor → MNKFNGIFLDLEQKILDQQYPPHTLLPSENQLIQIYGVSRETIRKALNLLTTEGYIQKKQGKGSIVLDRNRFDFPIAGLTSYKELQETQRIPSETIVQLIEETEVDQSLSEITGWKKKTPVWHLIRQRKINGEVVILDRDYLLKNVVPTLTATQAAGSIYEYFENELQLTIAYAQKEITVEEVTPEIEEMMDLHGDRYVVVVRGLVHLEDTRCFEYTESIHRLDKFRFVEFARRRKV
- the treP gene encoding PTS system trehalose-specific EIIBC component — its product is MAKYQADAEKLLKEIGGKENIAAVSHCATRMRFVLNDPKKANEEAIEDIPSVKGMFTNAGQFQVIIGNDVSTFYNDFVAVSGVEGVSKEQSKVAAKQNLHPVQRAIAVLAEIFTPLIPAIIVGGLILGFRNVLEGIQFESLGGTIVEHSQFWNGVNGFLWLPGEAIFHFLPVGITWSIAKKMGTTQILGIVLGITLVSPQLLNAYSVASTAAADIPFWDFGFAQVDMIGYQAQVIPAMLAGFMLAYLEIFFRKYIPQSISMIFVPLFSLLPTVLAAHVILGPVGWTIGSWISNIVNTGLTSSISWLFSAVFGFLYAPLVITGLHHMTNAIDMQLIADFGSTNLWPMIALSNIAQGSAVLAIIFLHRGNKKEEQISIPAMISCYLGVTEPAMFGINLKYVYPFVAAMVGSGLAGMFANLMNVRANAIGVGGLPGILAIQAETWVPFIISMIIAVIVPFGLTVIFRRQGILNKIDPAVPVEDTTGLQLQTADGNNVSPQKFEAANATAVSTPTEELFAVADGQIKEITEVADPVFAQKMMGEGYAVLPSNEKVYAPVAGKVTNIFDTQHAIGLLTNEGLEVLVHMGLDTVELNGLPFTIHVKEGDSVTPKTQLADMDLTAIEQAGKKTDILVVLTNNEKVAALTLDQTGLVRHSEKIGKAQLK